A genomic window from Halobellus ruber includes:
- a CDS encoding prefoldin subunit beta: protein MQGNLPPEAQEKLEELQDLQETAQKVAAQKEQAESSLTESKTALEALDDIDEDTTMYREVGELLVETEYDDAHEELSESVDSLEIRVEQLTKQEERVQEQFESLQEELQQMLQGGGAGGPGGAGGPMGPGGAGGA from the coding sequence ATGCAGGGTAATCTGCCGCCGGAAGCACAGGAGAAACTCGAAGAGCTGCAGGACCTCCAGGAGACCGCCCAGAAGGTCGCCGCCCAGAAGGAACAGGCGGAGTCCTCGCTCACCGAGTCGAAGACCGCGCTGGAAGCGCTCGATGACATCGACGAGGACACCACGATGTACCGCGAGGTCGGCGAACTCCTCGTCGAAACCGAGTACGACGACGCCCACGAGGAGCTCTCGGAGTCCGTCGACAGCCTCGAGATCCGCGTCGAACAGCTCACGAAGCAGGAAGAGCGCGTCCAAGAGCAGTTCGAGAGCCTCCAGGAGGAGCTCCAACAGATGCTCCAGGGCGGCGGCGCGGGCGGTCCGGGCGGCGCCGGCGGCCCGATGGGTCCCGGCGGCGCCGGCGGCGCGTAA
- a CDS encoding DUF7261 family protein, protein MNPPWSGRRGRTGCGDRGQIVLVAAAVVAVAFLSMTLAYAQLGYDADRTGAGAVEVASVSEVDRRLTGSLRAAAREARRGGDTPTWQDRRPIARRVAASLDADGDRLERVHAGESRSVVIELDSAAAARWARERCPDGPGRAFGPCRAIDGVVVQERADETAVVAAAFRIRIVSPAESTTATVVPRVVPTLNRSRPAS, encoded by the coding sequence GTGAACCCGCCGTGGTCGGGCAGACGGGGACGGACAGGGTGCGGCGACCGGGGACAGATCGTCCTCGTCGCGGCCGCGGTCGTCGCCGTCGCGTTCCTCTCGATGACCCTCGCGTACGCACAACTCGGCTACGACGCCGACCGGACGGGTGCCGGCGCCGTGGAGGTGGCCTCGGTGTCGGAGGTCGACCGGCGCCTCACCGGGTCGCTCCGCGCCGCCGCCCGGGAGGCCCGCCGCGGCGGCGACACCCCGACCTGGCAGGACCGCCGACCCATCGCCCGACGCGTCGCGGCGTCGCTGGACGCCGACGGCGACCGGCTGGAGCGCGTCCACGCCGGGGAGAGCCGGTCGGTCGTGATCGAACTCGACAGTGCGGCCGCGGCCCGGTGGGCCCGGGAGCGGTGTCCCGACGGCCCCGGGCGTGCGTTCGGCCCGTGCCGGGCGATCGACGGGGTCGTCGTGCAGGAACGCGCCGACGAAACCGCCGTCGTCGCTGCCGCGTTCCGGATCCGCATCGTCTCTCCAGCGGAGTCGACGACGGCGACGGTGGTCCCGCGGGTCGTCCCAACACTGAACCGGTCCCGACCGGCCAGCTGA
- a CDS encoding DUF7097 family protein — translation MQETPTGTPVGVDDPYDHAGVCDHLTDDGRCRFALTRAGDDPEFAAERRAADYDCVAAGDAEFHECPHYRSTSDGRECVRCGLESVRIAFDDSRPLLEEHHLSYGETGSEGGDSDGDTSHEITVALCRWCHAKIHNSFARIDDDAPPDPEAVAAREERRAKEHSEMSFTTARERRDDGAE, via the coding sequence ATGCAGGAGACGCCCACCGGGACGCCCGTCGGCGTCGACGACCCCTACGACCACGCCGGGGTCTGCGATCACCTCACCGACGACGGGCGGTGCCGGTTCGCGCTGACCCGCGCCGGCGACGACCCCGAGTTCGCCGCCGAGCGTCGCGCTGCGGACTACGACTGCGTCGCCGCCGGGGACGCCGAGTTCCACGAGTGCCCCCACTACCGGTCGACGTCCGACGGCCGGGAGTGTGTCCGGTGCGGCCTGGAATCGGTGCGGATCGCCTTCGACGACTCCCGGCCGCTACTCGAAGAGCACCACCTCTCGTATGGGGAGACCGGAAGCGAGGGCGGCGACTCCGACGGCGACACGTCCCACGAGATCACGGTCGCGCTCTGCCGGTGGTGTCACGCCAAGATCCACAACTCCTTCGCGCGGATCGACGACGACGCCCCACCCGACCCCGAGGCCGTCGCCGCCCGGGAGGAGCGCCGCGCGAAGGAACACTCCGAAATGAGCTTTACCACCGCGCGGGAGCGGCGGGACGACGGCGCCGAGTGA
- a CDS encoding 2-isopropylmalate synthase — protein MVDLFGGNPDNPLASIADSDETVQLLDTTLRDGEQAPGVSLMPEEKADIARWLDRAGIGFIEAGSACTGEGERETIRRVTDLDLDATVTSFARGIRKDVDLALDCGVDGVTIVVPGSDKHIERKVGTTHDEVVAKTGDLVAYAKDHDLWVEVIGEDGSRADLDFLERLMGEALDAGADRSCYADTVGHATPEETYEYVSRLAELGPVSTHTHDDLGFGLTNVWASLVAGADLVHGTINGIGERAGNVALEEVAIALAHGYGIETMNLETVYDLSKQVSHATGIPLPPNKAVVGENAFTHESGIHTDGTLKDDAMYEPYPPETVGRERRLVLGKHAGAAGVRAALDEHDVSVSEGELKAIVERVKRLGDRDKRVTDADLLAIAEDVQGRERDRYVELLDLTAASGGGTPTASVRLRVGDEERVASGTGSGPVDAAIEAVRAAVGSEANAQLDSYHVDAITGGTDAVVTVEVEMSKGDRTVTVATSDSDITLCSVEAMVEALDRLLAADRPDRDDVEPEDATLADGD, from the coding sequence GTGGTCGATTTATTCGGGGGTAACCCCGACAACCCCCTCGCATCCATCGCGGATTCCGACGAGACGGTACAGCTGTTAGATACGACGCTGCGCGACGGCGAGCAGGCCCCCGGCGTCTCGTTGATGCCGGAGGAGAAAGCCGACATCGCCCGGTGGCTGGACCGCGCGGGAATCGGGTTCATCGAGGCCGGCAGCGCCTGCACCGGCGAGGGCGAACGCGAGACGATCAGGCGCGTGACCGACCTCGACCTCGACGCGACCGTCACCAGCTTCGCCCGCGGGATCAGAAAGGACGTAGACCTCGCGCTGGACTGCGGGGTCGACGGCGTCACCATCGTCGTGCCTGGCAGCGACAAGCACATCGAGCGGAAGGTCGGGACCACCCACGACGAGGTGGTCGCAAAGACCGGCGACCTGGTGGCGTACGCCAAGGACCACGACCTCTGGGTCGAGGTCATCGGCGAGGACGGCTCCCGCGCGGATCTGGACTTCCTCGAACGCCTGATGGGCGAGGCACTGGACGCCGGCGCCGACCGGTCGTGTTACGCCGACACCGTCGGCCACGCCACGCCGGAGGAGACCTACGAGTACGTCTCACGGCTCGCGGAACTCGGCCCGGTGTCGACCCACACCCACGACGACCTCGGGTTCGGGCTGACCAACGTCTGGGCCAGCCTCGTCGCGGGCGCGGACCTGGTCCACGGCACCATCAACGGGATCGGCGAGCGCGCCGGCAACGTCGCCTTGGAGGAGGTCGCGATCGCGCTGGCGCACGGCTACGGCATCGAGACGATGAACCTCGAGACGGTCTACGACCTCTCGAAGCAGGTCTCCCACGCCACCGGGATCCCGCTGCCGCCGAACAAGGCGGTCGTCGGCGAGAACGCCTTCACCCACGAGAGCGGGATCCACACCGACGGGACGCTGAAGGACGATGCGATGTACGAACCGTACCCGCCGGAGACGGTGGGTCGGGAGCGTCGCCTCGTCCTCGGGAAGCACGCCGGCGCCGCCGGCGTCCGCGCCGCCCTGGACGAACACGACGTGTCGGTGTCGGAGGGCGAACTCAAGGCGATCGTCGAGCGCGTCAAACGCCTCGGCGACCGCGACAAACGCGTCACCGACGCCGACCTGCTGGCCATCGCGGAGGACGTCCAGGGGCGGGAGCGCGACCGCTACGTCGAACTCCTGGATCTCACGGCCGCGTCGGGCGGCGGCACCCCGACCGCGTCGGTGCGGCTCCGTGTCGGCGACGAGGAACGCGTCGCCTCCGGGACCGGCAGCGGCCCGGTCGACGCCGCGATCGAGGCGGTCCGGGCCGCCGTCGGCTCCGAGGCGAACGCCCAACTGGACTCCTATCACGTCGACGCGATCACCGGCGGCACCGACGCCGTCGTCACCGTCGAAGTGGAGATGTCGAAGGGCGACCGGACGGTGACCGTCGCGACCTCGGATTCGGACATCACGCTCTGTAGCGTGGAGGCGATGGTCGAGGCGCTCGATCGCCTGCTCGCCGCCGATCGGCCGGACCGCGACGACGTCGAACCCGAAGACGCCACTCTCGCGGACGGCGACTGA
- a CDS encoding DUF3194 domain-containing protein, with translation MPTDEEVVRAASEAAEGVILDFYKQSELTDFDVTVEFEDGVLDIDVYVNPPEDADPDPDAVADEAALAAGDAVDELFEAAEE, from the coding sequence ATGCCGACGGACGAGGAGGTCGTCCGCGCGGCCTCGGAGGCCGCCGAGGGCGTGATCCTCGACTTCTACAAACAGTCGGAGCTGACCGACTTCGACGTGACCGTCGAGTTCGAGGACGGCGTTCTCGACATCGACGTCTACGTCAACCCCCCGGAGGACGCCGACCCCGACCCCGATGCCGTGGCCGACGAGGCCGCACTTGCGGCCGGCGACGCGGTCGACGAACTCTTCGAGGCGGCCGAGGAGTAG
- a CDS encoding GMP synthase subunit A, translating into MTRIAVIDNHGQFTHLERRTLRDLGVDVDIVDNTTPPADIDADGLVLSGGPDMDRIGNCPAYLDLDVPVFGVCLGMQILAAELDGEVGAGDYGGYADVDVEILDSEDPLIGSLAPETRVWASHADEVKRVPEGFARTATSDVCDVEAMSDPDRDRYGVQWHPEVAHTERGEEVFENFIDVCE; encoded by the coding sequence ATGACCCGAATCGCCGTCATCGACAACCACGGCCAGTTCACTCACCTCGAGCGCCGGACCCTCCGGGACCTCGGGGTCGACGTCGACATCGTCGACAACACCACGCCGCCCGCCGACATCGACGCCGACGGGCTCGTTCTCTCCGGCGGCCCGGATATGGACCGGATCGGCAACTGCCCGGCGTACCTCGATCTCGACGTTCCCGTCTTCGGCGTCTGTCTCGGGATGCAGATCCTCGCGGCCGAACTCGACGGCGAGGTCGGCGCGGGCGACTACGGCGGCTACGCCGACGTCGACGTGGAGATCCTCGACAGCGAGGACCCCCTGATCGGATCGCTCGCGCCCGAGACCCGCGTGTGGGCCAGCCACGCCGACGAGGTCAAACGCGTCCCCGAGGGGTTCGCGCGGACGGCCACCTCCGACGTCTGCGACGTCGAAGCGATGAGCGACCCCGACCGCGACCGCTACGGCGTCCAGTGGCACCCCGAGGTCGCCCACACCGAGCGCGGCGAGGAGGTCTTCGAGAACTTCATCGACGTCTGCGAGTAG
- a CDS encoding KEOPS complex subunit Pcc1, whose protein sequence is MPDRPESPAGRNGGPDADNLYHRLDADFEYATEQRARAVAESIAVEVGEISDGRSGATVDREDRVVSVEIGAADLVALRAGMNTWIRLVGVAEDVAGASGGRPGRCRD, encoded by the coding sequence ATGCCGGATCGGCCCGAGTCCCCAGCCGGGCGGAACGGGGGCCCCGACGCGGACAACCTCTATCACCGTCTCGACGCGGACTTCGAGTACGCTACGGAGCAGCGCGCACGGGCCGTGGCCGAGAGCATCGCCGTCGAGGTCGGGGAGATATCCGACGGACGCTCCGGGGCGACCGTCGACCGCGAGGACCGCGTGGTGAGTGTCGAAATCGGCGCCGCCGACCTGGTTGCGCTCCGTGCGGGGATGAACACCTGGATCCGGCTCGTCGGCGTCGCCGAGGACGTTGCGGGCGCGTCCGGCGGGCGCCCGGGCCGGTGCCGGGACTGA
- a CDS encoding DNA-directed RNA polymerase subunit P produces the protein MSYKCSRCKRDVELDEYGGVRCPYCGHRVLLKERAPDVKDVPVE, from the coding sequence ATGAGCTACAAGTGTTCCCGGTGCAAGCGCGACGTTGAACTCGACGAGTACGGCGGCGTGCGGTGCCCGTACTGCGGTCACCGCGTCCTGCTGAAGGAGCGCGCGCCGGACGTCAAGGACGTCCCGGTCGAGTAG
- a CDS encoding DUF2070 family protein, whose amino-acid sequence MTSTQSNLADLSRFIFRAPNWYTSLAFALLLAAVAGVAAFDSGAYERTWRGLFFIGRDAWEGVFFIGVPTVIAAFGTTGLDRFVGGRLTPNRSSLLALVSELVVVAIVTGAAVVSVFTGLGQRFVFDALVVALASIFAFRLLVVMAVSGSSVLVASVPASLQTLAAAVLLLIYGGTLRFLEVGGPLIDAYVREYLSRPETAPAEFSAISVDHFVLLGISCAIYAVAVYAFVVAVDRPWRRSMGVSLLDFLRGFVGHVAEGTRELEEFFQDLGEEAIVPVSVLSFRTESGEEKARFVLPMIHPGPMGEIGGGNFPERVAADSPGLVFPPHATAGHDFNLVTEREVDTILHAAETAADGITYDTAATRSVRVASGEVSMLGQAFDDDGLLAATYAPGFADDIEYGVGLSAAAETRASGLDDVMLIDAHNSNNGLEGPDLGHVTPGSERAFDMIEAAGIAGQRLATAERGSLELGVAWDETPWTVEEGIGPLGVRVAVADVDGHETAYVLIDGNNMEPGLRGTLLDALVAEGPVDAAEILTTDTHVVNTIEADNQVGAAIPWAQLEELVAELAEEARADREPVEAGAATERATVTVFGNDRTEALASHANAVVAMGGAFAVSVILAAVAVSLLIFLFA is encoded by the coding sequence ATGACTTCCACACAGAGCAACCTCGCGGACCTCTCGCGGTTCATCTTCCGGGCGCCGAACTGGTACACCAGCCTGGCGTTCGCGCTGCTTCTGGCGGCGGTCGCCGGCGTGGCCGCGTTCGATTCGGGCGCCTACGAGCGCACCTGGCGGGGGCTGTTCTTCATCGGCCGCGACGCGTGGGAGGGGGTCTTCTTCATCGGGGTCCCGACCGTGATCGCCGCGTTCGGCACCACGGGGCTCGACCGGTTCGTCGGCGGCCGGCTCACCCCGAACCGGTCGTCGCTGCTCGCCTTGGTGTCGGAGCTCGTCGTGGTGGCGATCGTCACCGGTGCGGCGGTCGTGTCGGTGTTCACCGGGCTGGGACAGCGGTTCGTCTTCGACGCGCTGGTGGTTGCCCTCGCGTCGATCTTCGCGTTCCGCCTTCTGGTGGTGATGGCGGTGTCGGGATCGTCGGTCCTGGTCGCGTCGGTGCCGGCGAGCCTCCAGACCCTCGCCGCCGCGGTGTTGCTCCTGATCTACGGCGGGACGCTCCGGTTTCTGGAGGTCGGCGGGCCGCTGATCGACGCGTACGTCCGGGAGTACCTCTCCCGGCCCGAAACCGCTCCCGCGGAGTTCTCCGCCATCTCGGTCGATCACTTCGTCCTCCTCGGCATCTCGTGTGCCATCTACGCCGTGGCGGTCTACGCGTTCGTCGTCGCCGTCGACCGGCCCTGGCGGCGGAGTATGGGCGTCTCGCTTCTGGACTTCCTCCGGGGGTTCGTCGGCCACGTCGCCGAGGGGACCCGGGAGCTGGAGGAGTTCTTCCAGGACCTCGGCGAGGAGGCCATCGTCCCCGTGTCGGTGCTGTCGTTCCGCACTGAATCGGGCGAGGAGAAGGCCCGGTTCGTCCTCCCGATGATCCACCCCGGGCCGATGGGGGAGATCGGCGGCGGCAACTTCCCCGAACGGGTCGCCGCCGACTCCCCGGGGCTCGTCTTCCCGCCGCACGCCACCGCCGGCCACGACTTCAACCTCGTGACCGAACGCGAGGTCGACACGATCCTCCACGCAGCGGAAACGGCGGCCGACGGGATCACCTACGACACCGCCGCGACCCGGAGCGTCCGCGTGGCCTCGGGGGAAGTCTCGATGCTGGGGCAGGCGTTCGACGACGACGGCCTGCTCGCGGCGACCTACGCGCCGGGGTTCGCCGACGACATCGAGTACGGCGTCGGGCTGTCGGCCGCCGCCGAGACCCGGGCGAGCGGCCTCGACGACGTGATGCTGATCGACGCCCACAACTCCAACAACGGGCTTGAGGGGCCGGATCTGGGCCACGTCACCCCGGGATCGGAGCGCGCGTTCGATATGATCGAGGCCGCGGGGATCGCCGGCCAGCGGCTGGCGACCGCCGAGCGCGGCAGCCTCGAACTCGGCGTCGCGTGGGACGAGACGCCGTGGACCGTCGAGGAGGGGATCGGTCCGCTCGGGGTTCGCGTCGCGGTCGCAGACGTCGACGGCCACGAGACCGCGTACGTTCTGATCGACGGGAACAATATGGAGCCGGGGCTCCGCGGGACCCTGCTCGACGCCCTCGTCGCCGAGGGGCCGGTCGACGCGGCGGAGATCCTGACGACGGACACCCACGTCGTCAACACGATCGAAGCCGACAATCAGGTCGGGGCGGCAATCCCGTGGGCACAGCTCGAGGAGCTCGTCGCGGAACTGGCCGAGGAGGCTCGCGCCGACCGCGAGCCGGTCGAGGCGGGTGCGGCGACCGAACGGGCGACGGTCACGGTGTTCGGCAACGACCGCACGGAGGCGCTGGCGAGCCACGCCAACGCGGTGGTGGCGATGGGCGGCGCGTTCGCGGTGTCGGTGATCCTCGCGGCGGTCGCGGTGAGCCTGCTCATCTTCCTGTTCGCGTGA
- a CDS encoding 50S ribosomal protein L37ae, with protein MADNEARSTGSAGRFGARYGRVARRRVKEIEAATRDAKVDGDSVTRVEPGIWRNDETGELFTGGTYRPQTPGGTQVRRSIRAALSGDGE; from the coding sequence ATGGCCGACAACGAAGCGCGATCGACCGGCAGCGCCGGTCGGTTCGGAGCGCGGTACGGGCGCGTCGCCCGGCGCCGCGTCAAGGAGATCGAGGCGGCGACGCGGGACGCGAAAGTCGACGGCGACAGCGTCACCCGGGTCGAGCCGGGCATCTGGCGGAACGACGAGACCGGCGAACTGTTCACCGGCGGCACCTACCGGCCGCAGACCCCCGGCGGCACCCAGGTCCGGCGCTCCATCCGCGCGGCGCTCTCGGGCGACGGGGAGTAA
- a CDS encoding cobyrinate a,c-diamide synthase has translation MTTDAVPADLPGVVLAGTGSGVGKTVATLAVCRALERAGWTPVAAKAGPDFVDPSHHAAVLDRPARTLDPWVAGEEGIRRAYARGADDGDVCVVEGTLGVYEGTVNTASVAEALDLPVVLVVDAETGVERVAATALGFQQYAERRGYDIDVVGLLAARARGGRHEAGIRDAVDGVRYVGRTPPLDGLSIPDRHLDPALGEGPPIPAEALGAAARQIRVGVLLDLVRRPDLHTRPSLRADDETGVRVGLAADEAFRFVYPSTRERLAARATVELFSPVAGDPVPDCDLVYLPGGYPERHAAALSSSGTLRDLAGVAADGRPVFGAGGGLLALGESMTTADGERHAMAGVLPVSTRVSERVVAADHVGIRAREDCLLAPAGETRRGHERHHTTATPASDAQYAFEMVRGAGIDGVNDGLYEYRAVGTYTHFHPGSGAFDYLLESVASGL, from the coding sequence ATGACGACCGACGCGGTGCCCGCGGATCTTCCGGGCGTCGTCCTCGCCGGGACGGGGTCGGGCGTCGGGAAGACCGTCGCGACGCTCGCGGTCTGCCGCGCGCTCGAACGGGCGGGGTGGACCCCGGTGGCCGCGAAGGCGGGGCCGGACTTCGTCGACCCCAGCCACCACGCCGCCGTGCTCGACCGCCCCGCCCGGACGCTGGACCCGTGGGTTGCCGGCGAGGAGGGGATCCGGCGCGCCTACGCCCGTGGCGCCGACGACGGCGACGTCTGCGTCGTCGAGGGGACGCTTGGCGTCTACGAGGGAACGGTCAACACCGCGTCGGTCGCGGAGGCGCTCGACCTCCCGGTCGTGCTCGTGGTCGACGCCGAGACCGGGGTAGAGCGGGTCGCCGCCACCGCCTTGGGGTTCCAGCAGTACGCCGAGCGCCGCGGCTACGACATCGACGTCGTGGGGTTGCTCGCCGCCCGCGCCCGTGGCGGCCGCCACGAGGCCGGGATCCGCGACGCGGTCGACGGGGTCCGATACGTCGGACGGACCCCGCCGCTCGACGGCCTCTCGATCCCCGACCGACACCTCGATCCGGCCCTGGGTGAGGGGCCGCCGATTCCGGCCGAGGCCCTGGGGGCGGCAGCCAGACAGATCAGGGTCGGCGTCCTGTTGGACCTGGTTCGCCGGCCCGACCTCCACACCCGCCCGTCGCTCCGCGCCGACGACGAGACCGGCGTTCGGGTGGGGCTCGCGGCCGACGAGGCGTTCCGGTTCGTCTACCCGAGCACACGGGAGCGACTGGCCGCACGGGCGACGGTCGAGCTGTTCTCGCCGGTCGCGGGCGATCCCGTGCCGGACTGTGACCTCGTCTACCTCCCCGGGGGCTACCCCGAGCGCCACGCGGCGGCGCTGTCGTCGTCGGGGACGCTCAGGGACCTCGCGGGCGTGGCCGCCGACGGCCGCCCGGTGTTCGGCGCCGGCGGCGGGCTGTTGGCCCTCGGGGAGTCGATGACGACGGCCGACGGCGAGCGCCACGCGATGGCTGGCGTGCTCCCGGTGTCGACACGGGTGTCGGAACGGGTTGTCGCCGCCGACCACGTGGGGATCCGCGCCCGGGAGGACTGCCTGCTCGCCCCCGCCGGCGAGACCCGTCGCGGCCACGAGCGCCACCACACCACGGCGACGCCCGCGTCGGACGCGCAGTATGCCTTCGAGATGGTCCGGGGCGCCGGGATCGACGGGGTCAACGACGGGCTCTACGAGTACCGGGCGGTCGGGACCTACACCCACTTCCATCCCGGGTCGGGGGCGTTCGACTACCTGCTGGAATCGGTCGCCTCGGGGTTGTGA
- a CDS encoding DUF7262 family protein — MSDPTDRGQLATSLLEAAVGALLILSVVAGFLWVPAGGTAGSTATALDRTAADALAVLAAEPPSGSGRNRLAAACRSPASFATERDALERRLRVVLPTAAFGRLETPHGPVGPPRPDGVPVGRATRTVAGCRVTLRVWSV, encoded by the coding sequence GTGAGTGACCCGACGGACCGCGGACAGCTCGCCACGTCGCTCCTCGAAGCCGCGGTGGGGGCGCTTTTGATCCTCTCGGTGGTCGCGGGCTTCCTCTGGGTTCCGGCCGGGGGGACCGCCGGCTCGACCGCGACGGCGCTGGACCGGACTGCCGCCGACGCGCTCGCGGTGCTCGCTGCGGAACCCCCGAGTGGGAGCGGCCGGAACCGACTCGCCGCGGCGTGTCGGTCCCCGGCGTCGTTCGCGACCGAACGGGACGCGCTCGAACGTCGGCTACGGGTCGTCCTGCCGACCGCGGCCTTCGGCCGGCTCGAAACGCCACACGGACCCGTCGGACCGCCGCGACCCGACGGCGTCCCCGTCGGGCGGGCGACGCGAACGGTCGCGGGCTGCCGGGTCACGCTCCGGGTGTGGTCGGTGTGA
- a CDS encoding histidine kinase N-terminal 7TM domain-containing protein, with product MPWELTPISAVGFVAVAVYGALVLIAWGHRDVRCGYEVAVLHAVVGLSAVAYSVQFGFDSVAAQAFWWRLTFVFSTAVPLLWLVFVDRYVGQSRWVTRRHLGLLAVEPLVAGAGALTNHIHGLAWSVPSTAVSPGSAIEVAFGPLYYAHLTLTYTAVVVGVAVLLLVGVRKSLVYWRQAAFLAVAPIPPFVSNIAFLLGASPIPNVDLTPFTFTFTGVVVVYSLYWSDLLERTPIAQRKAFEAMGDGLVTLDSAGVVVDVDATAARVLDPTPELGRSIGETYPDRSLTDLDGTTVVDANNLAYDIRVSELTDEHGDDVGYAMALRDITARHRYQQRLEVANRVLRHNLRNDMNVVRGYAETIATSGTADDAERAATAILDRTDDLLTVGEKARKVSELDDSHRQTPTTHDMTELVAGTVHRTAREYPDVTVSLDGAAGVEADLTDSGSLVTAIREVIDLLVTQADGEVEIRVGVDREDGVVSISFGSTGPGIPEVERKALTAGSESPLQHADGLGLWLAYWCVIENGGDLRFEADGDTASNGGRVTSEAGVRTHVVFQFPISGE from the coding sequence ATGCCGTGGGAACTTACGCCGATCTCAGCCGTCGGGTTCGTTGCCGTCGCCGTCTATGGGGCCCTGGTGCTCATCGCGTGGGGACACCGCGACGTGCGGTGTGGCTACGAGGTGGCTGTCCTCCACGCGGTCGTGGGGCTCTCGGCGGTGGCGTACTCGGTGCAGTTCGGGTTCGACTCGGTTGCCGCCCAGGCGTTCTGGTGGCGGCTCACCTTCGTGTTCTCGACGGCCGTGCCGCTGCTGTGGCTCGTGTTCGTCGACCGATACGTCGGACAGTCGCGGTGGGTGACCCGCCGGCATCTGGGACTGCTCGCGGTCGAGCCGCTCGTCGCCGGAGCCGGGGCCCTCACCAACCATATCCACGGGCTCGCGTGGAGCGTCCCCTCGACGGCGGTCTCGCCGGGCTCGGCTATCGAGGTCGCCTTTGGCCCGCTGTACTACGCACACCTCACCCTGACGTACACCGCGGTCGTGGTCGGGGTGGCGGTGCTGCTCCTGGTCGGGGTGCGGAAGTCGCTGGTCTACTGGCGCCAGGCGGCGTTCCTGGCGGTGGCGCCCATCCCCCCGTTCGTCTCGAACATCGCCTTTCTCCTCGGGGCGAGCCCGATCCCGAACGTCGACCTGACACCGTTCACGTTCACGTTTACCGGCGTCGTCGTCGTCTACAGTCTCTACTGGAGCGACCTGCTCGAACGGACGCCGATCGCCCAGCGGAAAGCGTTCGAGGCGATGGGCGACGGCCTGGTCACACTCGACTCCGCGGGCGTGGTCGTCGACGTCGACGCCACCGCCGCCCGAGTTCTGGATCCGACGCCGGAGCTCGGCCGCTCGATCGGGGAGACCTACCCGGACCGGTCGCTCACCGACCTCGACGGGACCACCGTCGTCGACGCGAACAACCTGGCGTACGACATCCGCGTTTCGGAGCTGACCGACGAACACGGCGACGACGTCGGGTACGCGATGGCGCTCCGCGACATCACGGCGCGGCACCGGTACCAACAGCGACTCGAAGTCGCAAACCGGGTGCTCCGGCACAACCTCCGGAACGATATGAACGTCGTGCGGGGGTACGCCGAGACGATCGCCACCTCGGGGACGGCCGACGACGCCGAGCGCGCCGCCACCGCGATCCTCGACCGGACCGACGACCTCCTCACCGTCGGCGAGAAGGCGCGGAAGGTCTCGGAGCTCGACGACTCACACCGGCAGACGCCGACGACACACGATATGACGGAACTCGTCGCGGGGACCGTCCACCGGACCGCTCGGGAGTATCCGGACGTGACCGTCTCCCTCGACGGTGCGGCCGGCGTGGAGGCGGACCTCACCGACTCGGGGTCGCTCGTGACCGCGATCCGGGAGGTGATCGACCTGCTCGTCACGCAAGCCGACGGCGAGGTCGAGATCCGCGTCGGCGTCGACCGTGAGGACGGAGTGGTGTCGATCAGCTTCGGGTCGACCGGACCGGGGATCCCCGAGGTGGAGCGGAAGGCGCTGACCGCCGGGTCGGAGAGCCCGCTCCAGCACGCCGACGGGCTGGGGCTGTGGCTGGCGTACTGGTGCGTGATCGAGAACGGCGGCGACCTCCGTTTCGAGGCGGACGGTGACACGGCGTCGAACGGCGGGCGGGTCACCTCGGAAGCAGGCGTGCGGACGCACGTCGTGTTTCAGTTCCCGATTTCCGGGGAGTAA
- a CDS encoding DUF192 domain-containing protein: MRLEHRTDGTRRTLASDVEVVDSFLSRARGLMFRRSVPDDYAMVFRFDDADTRDLHMAFVPFDIDAVWVVGSEVVETKRLRAWRGVGAAVADTVMELPAGAAADVEVGDTVRVVE, encoded by the coding sequence GTGCGCCTCGAACACCGGACGGACGGCACGCGGCGGACCCTCGCGTCCGACGTGGAGGTCGTGGACTCGTTCCTCTCGCGGGCCCGCGGGCTGATGTTCCGGCGGTCGGTGCCCGACGACTACGCGATGGTGTTCCGGTTCGACGACGCCGACACGCGAGACCTGCACATGGCGTTCGTCCCCTTCGACATCGACGCGGTGTGGGTCGTCGGGAGCGAGGTCGTCGAAACCAAACGCCTCCGCGCGTGGCGGGGCGTCGGCGCTGCCGTCGCCGACACGGTGATGGAGCTCCCCGCCGGGGCCGCCGCCGACGTCGAGGTCGGCGACACGGTCCGGGTCGTGGAGTGA